One part of the Leptolyngbya sp. FACHB-261 genome encodes these proteins:
- a CDS encoding pentapeptide repeat-containing protein yields the protein MEVSELLKRYDMGQRDFTGVDLQGADLSGKALIAVKLTDANLIGVNLSRAFLTKSDFSGAFLNRANLSFVKLSEGTLAGADLTKVNLQGAFLVKTELTRAKLSGSNLKHANLRGANLQRANLCGARLQESNFRGANLQGANLNWANLQGARLSGATLQDAFLNGVKLQGAFLNGVDLKGLDLAGVDLSEAKLSGANLEETNLEATNLSAAQLRGVNLTGANLSGANLSGALLNKAELNWTNLSKADLSGSDLSEANLLGAKIDGAEFSNVTLPEMTRSYLRLLASGTPPWAQRTTRETLDYLSRGGGSSSSKS from the coding sequence ATGGAAGTCAGTGAGCTGCTGAAGCGTTATGACATGGGGCAGAGGGACTTCACTGGAGTCGATTTACAGGGCGCCGATCTCAGCGGCAAAGCTTTGATCGCCGTTAAGCTCACAGACGCTAACTTGATTGGGGTTAATCTTAGTCGAGCTTTCTTAACTAAGTCTGACTTTAGTGGGGCGTTTCTCAACAGAGCGAACTTAAGTTTTGTCAAGTTAAGTGAAGGAACTCTGGCTGGCGCTGATTTGACCAAGGTGAACCTTCAAGGCGCCTTTCTCGTCAAAACTGAATTGACCCGTGCAAAGTTGAGTGGCAGTAATCTCAAACACGCAAATCTGCGCGGTGCCAATCTCCAGCGTGCTAATTTGTGTGGCGCTAGACTCCAAGAGAGCAATTTTCGCGGGGCTAATCTTCAGGGTGCCAATCTAAATTGGGCCAATTTGCAAGGCGCAAGATTGAGCGGTGCAACCCTACAAGACGCATTTCTAAATGGCGTCAAGTTGCAGGGCGCATTTCTGAATGGAGTTGATTTAAAAGGGCTAGATTTAGCCGGTGTAGATCTCAGTGAAGCCAAGTTAAGTGGCGCTAATCTCGAAGAGACCAATTTAGAGGCCACTAACTTAAGTGCTGCGCAATTACGCGGCGTGAATTTAACGGGAGCTAACTTGAGCGGTGCTAATTTAAGCGGTGCCCTTCTAAACAAAGCAGAGCTGAACTGGACTAATTTGAGCAAAGCAGATTTAAGCGGCTCGGATTTGAGCGAGGCTAATTTGCTGGGAGCGAAAATTGATGGTGCAGAATTTAGCAATGTCACCCTCCCGGAGATGACTCGGTCTTATCTGCGCCTGTTGGCCAGTGGCACCCCACCTTGGGCGCAACGCACCACCCGGGAAACGCTCGATTACCTCTCCAGGGGTGGCGGCTCATCTAGTTCCAAAAGCTAG
- a CDS encoding cell wall metabolism sensor histidine kinase WalK — MDGNSCDPSSVRSVADTNSSRQAANLEQEWLKLAVAKEQFLSNLSHELRTPLTSVLGLSKLLLEGVAGPLGDKQNQYVGIIQEQGMKMLTVINNLLDLAALEAGEIAVKPCRVSLSSLCQSSLYTVQSWAECQNIALSCQCKLEDDYLSTDPARLGQILNQLLTNALKFTPMGGAITLELKHTSADEITISVIDTGIGIPPEQIQTLFRGFHQVEPSLTRRTGGLGIGLALSARLAQLLGGHITVESELGRGSKFALHLPAPGTRAAGKSR; from the coding sequence ATGGATGGAAACAGTTGTGATCCTAGCAGTGTTCGCAGCGTTGCAGATACGAATTCTTCTCGACAAGCAGCCAACTTAGAGCAGGAATGGCTGAAGTTAGCTGTTGCCAAAGAGCAGTTTTTGAGCAATTTGAGCCATGAACTGCGCACGCCGCTCACCAGCGTTTTGGGGCTATCAAAACTCTTATTAGAAGGGGTTGCAGGACCACTTGGAGACAAGCAGAACCAATACGTCGGCATTATTCAAGAGCAGGGCATGAAAATGCTGACAGTGATCAATAACCTGCTAGATTTAGCCGCTTTGGAAGCAGGCGAAATTGCGGTTAAACCCTGTCGCGTTTCTCTATCCTCTCTCTGCCAGAGCAGCCTATACACGGTGCAATCCTGGGCAGAATGCCAAAATATTGCCTTGTCTTGTCAATGCAAACTCGAAGACGATTATTTGAGCACTGATCCAGCTCGATTGGGGCAAATTCTTAATCAACTACTGACCAATGCCTTGAAATTTACGCCGATGGGTGGGGCGATAACCCTAGAGCTAAAACACACTTCAGCGGATGAAATCACAATCAGCGTCATCGACACAGGTATTGGCATTCCACCTGAACAAATTCAAACTTTGTTCCGGGGTTTTCATCAAGTAGAACCTAGCTTGACCAGACGAACTGGTGGTTTAGGTATCGGTCTAGCCCTAAGTGCCCGCTTGGCCCAACTTCTGGGCGGTCACATTACAGTTGAGTCAGAGCTAGGCCGTGGTAGCAAATTCGCATTGCATCTGCCTGCGCCAGGCACCAGAGCTGCTGGCAAATCTCGTTAG
- a CDS encoding MerR family transcriptional regulator: MENQPTIQFTNQLTIRQVAALTQLSVHTLRYYERVGLLDPVSRASSGHRRYAQSDIAWLEFLTRLRATGMPIRQMQQFAELRRQGSKTVHERRQLLEVHQQQVKTQLEELSRNLLVIESKIRHYEAIETN, from the coding sequence ATGGAAAACCAACCCACAATTCAATTCACAAATCAACTCACAATTCGACAAGTTGCGGCGCTCACACAACTGAGTGTGCATACGCTGCGCTACTACGAGCGAGTGGGCTTGCTAGATCCCGTAAGCCGTGCAAGCAGTGGCCATCGCCGTTACGCCCAAAGTGATATTGCTTGGCTTGAATTTCTAACTCGGCTACGGGCTACCGGAATGCCCATTCGGCAAATGCAGCAGTTTGCAGAACTGAGACGCCAGGGCAGCAAAACGGTGCATGAACGGCGGCAACTGCTTGAGGTACACCAACAACAAGTTAAAACGCAGTTAGAAGAACTCAGCCGTAATTTGTTAGTGATTGAATCGAAGATTCGGCACTACGAAGCAATAGAGACAAACTAG
- a CDS encoding GNAT family N-acetyltransferase, whose product MDPASTASHLESQYSGQYSGETSSADHRHIQFCTDPQRLEITQLQSLFKVAAFWAQDRKAEDLVLALTHSNPVVTVWDGDQLIGFARATSDGIYRATIWDVVIHPNYQGSGLGRKLVQTVLAHPHVARVERIYLMTTHQQAFYERIGFTVNSSTTMLLVNSAV is encoded by the coding sequence ATGGATCCCGCTTCCACAGCCTCCCACCTTGAGAGCCAATATTCAGGCCAATACTCAGGTGAGACAAGCAGCGCTGACCATCGTCATATTCAGTTTTGCACTGATCCCCAACGCTTAGAGATTACTCAGCTACAGTCTCTGTTTAAAGTAGCTGCCTTTTGGGCGCAAGACCGCAAGGCAGAAGATTTAGTCCTTGCGTTAACGCACAGTAATCCAGTTGTGACTGTCTGGGATGGGGATCAACTAATTGGGTTCGCACGCGCAACATCTGATGGAATATATCGAGCCACAATCTGGGATGTTGTAATTCACCCCAACTATCAAGGCTCTGGCTTAGGGCGTAAGTTAGTGCAGACCGTTTTGGCCCACCCGCACGTTGCTCGGGTCGAACGGATTTACCTGATGACCACTCATCAGCAGGCGTTCTATGAGCGCATCGGCTTTACGGTCAATTCCAGTACAACCATGCTGCTCGTCAATAGCGCAGTCTGA
- a CDS encoding DNA-3-methyladenine glycosylase — translation MSASAQIIEAAWLSRPSPEVAPDLLGCWVVRQLPNGQLVRGLIVETEAYAPDDPACHAYRRKTQRNAVMFGPPGFAYIYRIYGIYHCFNVVTDVDGRASAVLIRALALPGQPMRAAAGPGKLCLALELETSLSGIPLTAASELWLEHRLETEALDLIQTTRIGLSQGVEIPWRWYIKAHPAVSKF, via the coding sequence ATGAGTGCTTCCGCCCAGATTATAGAAGCTGCTTGGCTATCGCGCCCATCCCCCGAGGTTGCCCCTGACCTATTAGGTTGCTGGGTGGTTCGGCAATTGCCCAACGGTCAGCTGGTTAGAGGTCTGATTGTGGAAACGGAAGCCTATGCGCCAGATGACCCTGCCTGCCATGCCTACCGACGCAAGACCCAGCGCAATGCAGTCATGTTCGGCCCGCCAGGTTTTGCCTACATCTACCGCATTTACGGCATCTACCATTGTTTCAACGTGGTGACTGATGTTGATGGCCGTGCCAGTGCAGTGCTGATTCGCGCCCTAGCCCTACCAGGCCAGCCTATGCGCGCAGCCGCAGGGCCCGGCAAGCTCTGTCTAGCCTTGGAGTTAGAGACGAGTTTGAGTGGTATCCCCCTAACTGCGGCTTCAGAGCTCTGGTTGGAACACCGTCTGGAAACCGAGGCGCTAGACCTGATACAAACCACAAGAATCGGTTTGAGCCAGGGAGTTGAAATACCGTGGCGTTGGTACATCAAAGCTCATCCTGCTGTTTCAAAGTTCTAG
- a CDS encoding WGxxGxxG family protein → MKLSDVSKLVGVGALSLSLSVLPSTLPVSAQTNNTTTDPNSPTLDSTPLQETDPVEGDRDFDWGWLGLLGLAGLAGLARKKEEPVRYREPDVVGRSSGNIR, encoded by the coding sequence ATGAAACTTTCTGATGTCTCTAAGCTGGTCGGCGTTGGCGCTCTTAGCTTAAGCTTGTCGGTTCTGCCTTCAACCCTGCCTGTTTCTGCTCAAACCAACAACACCACGACTGACCCCAACAGTCCCACCCTGGATTCCACTCCTCTGCAAGAAACTGATCCCGTTGAAGGCGATCGCGACTTTGACTGGGGCTGGCTTGGCCTGCTCGGTTTGGCCGGCTTGGCTGGTCTAGCTCGTAAGAAGGAAGAGCCAGTGCGCTACCGTGAGCCTGATGTTGTAGGCCGTTCTTCTGGCAATATCCGCTAG
- the pcrA gene encoding DNA helicase PcrA, protein MTQVTPAFLSTLNPSQRQAVEHYAGPLLVVAGAGSGKTRALTYRIFSLIETHRVSPENILAVTFTNKAAREMKERIERLFAEEHAKERFGKPLSDLQPYEQTRIRSQIYQRLIKPLWIGTFHSLCARILRFDIEKFTDYKGRKWDRSFSIFDESDVQSLVKDIVITQLNLDERKFNPRSVRYAISSAKNQGWSPQDLEVQEPGYKSRVIAEVYEKYQDALSANNALDFDDLIGIPVQLLKQNEQVLAYWHSRFRHILVDEYQDTNRTQYDLIRLLATNDAEPQDMDWEHRSIFVVGDDFQSIYRFRGADFTIILEFQDSFGDGLVDTTTRTMVKLEENYRSTANILSAANCLIENNTEKIDKILRATREPGELIYSHRADNEQDEAQFVIDEIRKLERQQPDWNWGSFAILFRTNAQSRPFEDVMLRWGIPYTVVGGLRFYDRKEIKDILAYLRAIVNPADTVSLQRVINTPRRGIGKTTIDRLKVAAEELNVPLWEILSDETSVQTLAGRSAKPVVAFAQLLSRWQEQLDTASPSQIVQGILDETGYVRDLHTEGTDEALDRIQNLNELYNAVQQFEEENEGEATLREFLANASLASDLDDQKENTDRVTLMTLHAAKGLEFPVVFLVGLEEGLFPHGRSLDDPAALEEERRLCYVGITRARERLYLSHARERRLYGSREAAVKSRFLEELPGELLTGPSIQFTTSSGSKGNLQSAIRAKSGPMSGTIGNWSVGDKLMHQAFGAGEVTRIFGAGDKICLAVKFPGLGQKIIDPKITALQRVES, encoded by the coding sequence ATGACCCAGGTAACTCCTGCCTTTTTGAGTACGCTAAACCCATCTCAGCGGCAAGCCGTAGAGCACTACGCTGGGCCTCTGCTGGTGGTGGCAGGGGCTGGCTCAGGCAAAACGCGAGCGCTGACCTATCGCATTTTCAGCCTGATTGAGACGCACCGGGTCAGTCCTGAGAATATTCTGGCGGTGACCTTCACCAACAAAGCAGCACGGGAGATGAAGGAGCGCATCGAACGGCTGTTTGCGGAAGAGCATGCCAAAGAGCGCTTCGGCAAACCTCTCTCTGATTTGCAGCCCTACGAGCAGACCCGCATCCGCTCGCAAATTTATCAGCGTCTGATCAAGCCTTTGTGGATTGGCACTTTTCACAGCTTGTGCGCTCGGATTTTGCGCTTTGATATTGAGAAGTTTACGGACTATAAAGGCCGCAAGTGGGACCGTAGCTTTTCTATCTTTGATGAATCAGATGTGCAAAGTCTGGTCAAAGATATTGTGATCACGCAGCTCAATCTTGATGAGCGCAAGTTCAATCCTCGCTCGGTTCGCTACGCAATTAGTAGCGCGAAGAACCAGGGTTGGTCACCGCAAGATCTAGAGGTTCAAGAGCCCGGTTACAAGAGCCGCGTCATTGCTGAAGTTTATGAAAAATATCAGGACGCGCTATCTGCCAACAACGCCCTTGATTTTGACGATTTGATTGGCATTCCAGTACAGCTCCTGAAGCAGAATGAGCAGGTACTGGCCTATTGGCACAGCCGTTTTCGCCATATTTTGGTGGATGAATATCAGGATACCAATCGCACCCAGTATGATCTGATCCGCTTGTTGGCAACGAATGACGCAGAGCCGCAGGATATGGATTGGGAGCATCGCTCGATTTTCGTAGTGGGCGATGATTTCCAGTCAATTTATCGTTTCCGAGGGGCTGACTTCACGATTATTCTGGAGTTTCAAGATTCCTTTGGCGATGGCCTTGTGGATACCACAACACGCACAATGGTCAAGCTGGAGGAGAACTATCGCTCCACAGCTAATATTCTCAGTGCAGCCAATTGCCTGATTGAGAATAACACCGAAAAAATTGACAAGATCCTGCGGGCAACCCGCGAACCAGGTGAGCTGATTTATAGTCATCGAGCTGACAATGAGCAGGATGAAGCCCAATTTGTCATCGACGAAATTCGTAAGCTAGAGCGTCAACAGCCAGACTGGAATTGGGGCAGTTTTGCAATTTTGTTCCGCACCAATGCTCAGTCGCGCCCCTTTGAGGACGTGATGCTACGTTGGGGCATCCCCTATACAGTTGTGGGGGGGCTACGCTTCTACGACCGCAAGGAAATTAAAGATATCCTGGCCTATCTAAGGGCCATCGTGAACCCGGCTGACACAGTCAGTTTGCAGCGGGTGATTAACACTCCTCGCCGTGGCATTGGCAAGACCACTATTGATCGGCTCAAAGTCGCTGCCGAAGAATTAAACGTGCCGTTGTGGGAGATTCTCAGCGATGAGACTTCGGTGCAAACTTTGGCTGGGCGCTCTGCTAAACCCGTGGTTGCCTTTGCTCAACTGCTCAGTCGTTGGCAGGAGCAGCTAGACACAGCCAGCCCCAGTCAGATTGTGCAAGGCATTCTGGACGAGACAGGCTATGTCCGCGACTTGCATACCGAAGGCACGGACGAAGCCCTAGACCGCATTCAAAACCTCAACGAACTGTACAACGCCGTTCAGCAATTTGAGGAGGAAAATGAGGGCGAAGCGACCTTGCGAGAATTTCTAGCTAATGCTTCTCTGGCCTCTGATTTAGACGACCAGAAGGAAAACACTGACCGAGTCACGCTGATGACGCTGCATGCAGCCAAAGGCTTGGAGTTTCCGGTGGTGTTTCTAGTGGGACTAGAGGAAGGCTTGTTTCCCCACGGGCGTTCCCTGGATGACCCAGCAGCGTTGGAGGAAGAGCGTCGTCTCTGCTACGTCGGCATCACCCGTGCCCGCGAACGTCTCTACTTGAGCCATGCCCGCGAACGTCGCCTCTATGGCTCTCGCGAAGCAGCGGTTAAATCTCGTTTTCTAGAGGAATTGCCCGGCGAGTTGCTGACTGGCCCTTCTATTCAGTTCACAACTTCCTCTGGCTCGAAGGGCAACTTGCAAAGTGCAATTAGGGCGAAATCAGGGCCAATGAGCGGCACAATTGGCAACTGGTCAGTAGGGGACAAACTGATGCATCAAGCCTTTGGCGCGGGTGAGGTGACCCGCATCTTTGGGGCTGGGGACAAAATTTGTTTAGCTGTTAAGTTTCCAGGTCTCGGTCAAAAGATTATTGACCCCAAAATTACTGCCTTGCAGCGGGTCGAATCTTAG
- a CDS encoding carboxymuconolactone decarboxylase family protein, whose amino-acid sequence MTQPNQTPVNAQTQTRYERGLKKLAEVDGKIGEEVVSRLGDLGRYIVEFAFGDIYNREGLNLREREIATIAMLTAMGGREPQLRVHIGAGLHVGLAPEEIEEIILQTVPYAGFPTAINALHILQDIVQEVTQNSQ is encoded by the coding sequence ATGACCCAGCCTAATCAAACTCCGGTTAACGCTCAAACTCAAACCCGATACGAGCGTGGATTGAAGAAGCTTGCCGAAGTCGATGGCAAGATCGGAGAGGAAGTTGTGTCGCGCTTGGGTGATTTAGGTCGATATATCGTGGAATTCGCCTTTGGTGATATCTATAACCGAGAGGGCTTGAACCTACGTGAGCGTGAGATTGCCACCATTGCCATGCTGACAGCGATGGGCGGACGCGAGCCTCAATTGCGGGTTCATATTGGTGCAGGGCTCCATGTCGGCTTGGCCCCCGAAGAAATTGAGGAAATCATTCTTCAGACTGTTCCCTATGCTGGCTTTCCAACTGCAATTAATGCTCTGCATATTTTGCAAGATATTGTGCAAGAGGTTACACAGAACTCTCAATGA
- a CDS encoding DUF5340 domain-containing protein, which yields MQSIPIPSHVHYELLLRLLERQTLPAAARDDASLREQVQQLIITLRKAAAQQKQIEANCQQRGLELDYRWSLNGAIGVNGSLKEGISPVNGLTETVASPEMPGSI from the coding sequence ATGCAATCTATTCCTATTCCCTCGCACGTTCACTACGAGCTGCTGCTGCGTCTCCTAGAACGTCAAACTTTGCCCGCCGCTGCGCGCGACGATGCTTCCCTTAGAGAGCAAGTTCAGCAACTGATCATCACTCTGCGCAAGGCAGCGGCGCAGCAGAAACAGATTGAAGCCAACTGCCAGCAACGTGGGCTAGAGCTGGATTATCGCTGGTCCTTAAACGGGGCAATAGGCGTTAACGGTTCTCTAAAGGAGGGCATCTCACCAGTTAATGGCTTAACAGAGACCGTTGCCTCACCAGAAATGCCGGGTTCCATATAG
- a CDS encoding 3'-5' exonuclease, with protein sequence MTKFLALDFETADNGADSACAIGLVRVEQNKIVQRSYFLIRPPRDSFLFTHIHGITWEDVALAADFSQVWPQFSHLFEDIDFIAAHNASFDKRVLYACCDAHNIARPEHNFICTVQLARRAFRIYPTKLPDVCRHLEINLEHHQALSDAEACARIVIAANHHAKKI encoded by the coding sequence ATGACTAAATTCCTTGCTTTAGATTTTGAGACTGCGGATAACGGAGCAGATAGTGCCTGTGCCATTGGGCTGGTTCGGGTCGAGCAAAATAAAATTGTGCAAAGGAGTTACTTCCTAATCCGTCCGCCAAGGGACAGTTTTTTGTTTACGCACATTCATGGCATCACCTGGGAGGATGTTGCCTTAGCAGCTGACTTTAGCCAAGTATGGCCTCAGTTTAGCCACCTATTTGAGGACATTGACTTTATAGCAGCTCACAATGCCTCTTTTGATAAAAGAGTGCTCTATGCCTGCTGTGATGCTCATAACATCGCTAGACCAGAGCACAATTTTATCTGCACAGTGCAACTGGCACGCCGAGCCTTTAGGATTTATCCTACTAAATTACCTGATGTTTGCAGGCACTTAGAGATCAACTTGGAGCATCACCAAGCACTCTCTGATGCCGAAGCCTGTGCTCGCATTGTTATAGCCGCTAATCACCATGCCAAAAAGATTTAG
- a CDS encoding TMEM14 family protein, giving the protein MIISSWVAAIYGLLSLVGGIVGYRKSASRASLIAGSISGGLLLLAAWLMQAAASELAFWGALVVMLFLAVFFALRLQKTRKFMPAGLMAGLGLLSAILLGLDRAGLF; this is encoded by the coding sequence ATGATCATTTCTAGTTGGGTTGCAGCTATTTACGGCCTACTGTCACTCGTAGGCGGTATCGTGGGCTATCGCAAGAGTGCTAGCCGAGCCTCTTTAATTGCAGGGAGTATCAGCGGCGGACTGTTGCTACTGGCTGCCTGGCTGATGCAAGCCGCTGCCTCGGAACTAGCCTTTTGGGGCGCTCTTGTCGTGATGTTGTTCCTGGCGGTATTCTTCGCACTTCGACTTCAGAAAACGCGTAAGTTCATGCCTGCTGGACTGATGGCTGGCCTGGGTTTATTGAGCGCTATTCTGCTGGGGCTAGATCGGGCTGGCCTTTTCTAG
- a CDS encoding MBL fold metallo-hydrolase, with protein MLELACLPLAVGHADQGICLQVRLGPHRVLLDCGLRDLSLLDEVMADLVLVSHAHPDHARGVLALHQARPKLPIYASEVTTHLLPLNWSGADSEASRVGLCQALPWQTPVEVRPGLTVALLPAGHLPGAACILLNYDAGPQTYSVLYTGDFFLSNTRLVEGLPLENLRTLSPNVLILEGSYGTARHPHRRVQENQLAERVHQAINAGQSVLLPLPTLGPGQEVLMLLRSHHYFTGRELDIWVDGQVAEACDSYLAILSHLPASVQNFAQHQPLFWDERIKPRVRRVNSPQERSRLGCSPCVVLTDLYTDLGDYLPTAGQCEGPGQSWRVLLPQLPNGRADGREVGGRATIGQHNLPAGWEAWLQASRSGSGTTDTPISVETYLLGDHCDGSSTTQLIHNLRPQHVVFVHGSETYLSDLANLDELRNRYQIHTPNPGLLVELPIGESFYAATPAAQALPEVRYEGEVTELDELVSLDLPGEIKQDPRWRMFADTGLIEARWQGEELVLRGLTPRELLSASSETEPSPGSGRSCGSCRFFRGQRCWNPESPLSSFKVSPEGYCPAYEALEAWRVGE; from the coding sequence GTGTTGGAATTAGCGTGTTTACCTCTAGCTGTTGGTCATGCAGACCAGGGGATCTGCCTTCAGGTGCGGTTGGGCCCCCACCGAGTATTGCTAGATTGCGGTTTGCGAGATCTGAGCTTGCTTGACGAGGTCATGGCAGACCTGGTTCTAGTGAGCCATGCGCACCCTGACCATGCGCGGGGGGTGCTAGCCCTGCATCAAGCTCGTCCCAAGCTGCCGATTTATGCCAGTGAGGTTACGACCCACCTATTGCCTCTGAATTGGTCTGGTGCCGACTCAGAGGCAAGTAGAGTGGGTCTGTGTCAGGCTCTACCCTGGCAAACGCCGGTCGAAGTTCGACCAGGTCTGACCGTGGCACTTTTGCCTGCAGGGCACCTACCCGGCGCTGCCTGCATCTTGTTGAATTACGATGCCGGACCGCAGACCTACTCGGTACTTTACACCGGCGACTTTTTCCTTTCCAATACTCGTCTGGTCGAGGGATTGCCGCTTGAGAATTTGCGCACCCTATCGCCAAACGTGCTGATCCTCGAAGGCAGTTACGGCACGGCTCGTCATCCGCACCGTCGCGTGCAGGAGAATCAGCTAGCGGAACGGGTGCATCAGGCAATTAATGCGGGTCAGTCTGTGCTCCTGCCTTTACCCACTCTAGGACCTGGGCAAGAAGTGTTGATGTTGCTGCGGAGCCACCATTACTTCACAGGCCGGGAGCTAGATATCTGGGTGGATGGCCAGGTGGCCGAGGCTTGCGATTCCTATCTGGCAATCCTGTCTCACCTGCCTGCCTCGGTGCAGAATTTTGCTCAGCATCAACCGTTGTTCTGGGATGAGCGTATTAAGCCGAGGGTCCGCCGGGTAAACAGCCCCCAAGAGCGGTCCCGCCTTGGCTGTTCCCCTTGTGTAGTCCTCACCGACTTGTACACAGATTTGGGTGATTATCTGCCCACCGCAGGCCAGTGTGAGGGGCCTGGACAGTCTTGGCGCGTGTTGCTCCCTCAACTGCCCAACGGACGGGCAGATGGACGGGAGGTAGGTGGGCGAGCGACCATCGGTCAGCATAATCTGCCTGCCGGTTGGGAAGCATGGTTGCAAGCTTCTCGCTCGGGCAGTGGCACGACCGATACGCCGATTAGCGTGGAAACTTACTTGCTTGGTGACCACTGTGACGGGTCTAGCACGACCCAACTGATCCACAATCTACGTCCTCAGCATGTCGTGTTTGTGCATGGCTCGGAGACCTATCTCAGTGATCTGGCCAACCTAGATGAGCTGCGTAACCGTTATCAAATTCATACCCCCAATCCTGGGCTTCTAGTGGAACTGCCGATCGGCGAGAGTTTTTATGCAGCAACGCCTGCCGCTCAGGCTCTGCCTGAAGTTCGCTATGAGGGTGAAGTAACCGAACTAGATGAGCTGGTTTCTTTGGACCTACCAGGGGAAATCAAGCAAGATCCCCGCTGGCGAATGTTTGCTGACACTGGCTTAATTGAAGCTCGTTGGCAAGGTGAGGAGTTAGTGCTACGTGGGCTGACCCCCCGAGAGTTGCTGAGTGCCTCAAGCGAGACCGAACCGAGCCCAGGCTCAGGTCGTTCCTGTGGCAGTTGCCGCTTTTTCCGGGGTCAGCGCTGCTGGAATCCTGAGTCGCCGCTGTCTAGCTTCAAGGTCAGCCCTGAGGGCTACTGCCCCGCCTACGAAGCTTTAGAAGCGTGGCGCGTTGGGGAGTGA
- a CDS encoding ParA family protein translates to MAKVIAFTNNKGGTGKSTICCSTAHLVACRGVRVLVIDMTSQTTASSLFLGNLEALDENDTVLTFLKKRPERNIEDVIFESQKGLDIVPSHVSMAEAVTQLASIQMGKEMVLKKQIERVSEHYDYIFIDSPGDLNELTANALVPADKVLLPTRLNRTDFQCTETTIRFIQEAESYIGPRKFRVVVNMLDDRYLPGGIWAASHTGQLYQHAREMFGDILCPVTVPDSADIRTAFDRGLTILEHKPESEATRRLEELVQLEVFGV, encoded by the coding sequence ATGGCAAAGGTCATCGCGTTTACGAATAATAAGGGTGGTACAGGTAAGTCCACCATTTGCTGTAGCACTGCTCACTTAGTAGCCTGTCGAGGCGTGCGAGTGCTAGTGATCGATATGACTTCGCAAACGACTGCGAGTAGCCTGTTCCTGGGCAACCTGGAAGCTCTAGACGAGAACGACACCGTACTGACGTTTCTCAAGAAACGCCCTGAACGCAATATTGAGGACGTAATCTTCGAGAGTCAGAAGGGACTGGATATCGTCCCTTCTCACGTTTCTATGGCAGAAGCCGTTACCCAACTGGCATCGATCCAGATGGGCAAGGAAATGGTGCTCAAGAAGCAAATCGAGCGGGTCTCAGAACACTACGACTACATCTTTATCGATAGCCCCGGTGACCTGAACGAGCTGACTGCTAATGCCCTTGTTCCTGCTGATAAAGTTCTGCTACCAACCCGCCTGAACCGCACTGATTTTCAGTGCACTGAGACTACAATCCGGTTTATACAGGAAGCGGAAAGCTACATCGGTCCCCGGAAATTTCGAGTTGTGGTGAACATGCTCGACGACCGCTATCTACCCGGGGGAATCTGGGCCGCCTCCCACACAGGACAGCTCTACCAGCACGCTCGTGAAATGTTTGGCGATATCCTATGCCCAGTGACTGTGCCCGATAGTGCTGACATTCGCACGGCATTTGATCGGGGACTAACGATACTCGAACATAAGCCCGAGTCAGAAGCGACCCGTCGGCTTGAGGAATTGGTCCAATTGGAGGTCTTCGGTGTCTGA